A genomic window from Mesorhizobium sp. 131-2-1 includes:
- a CDS encoding sigma-70 family RNA polymerase sigma factor has protein sequence MSERVLAERFGEVVLPHLGDALSLARWLTGNAADAEDVVQEACLKAHAGIAGYAGGNARAWLLAIVRNASYSWMARNRPRGVVAVGDLADLDDVALPPDSAADSPEAALIAKADTAAVEAAIARLPQPFRETLVLRDINGLSYREIATMLGVPQGTVMSRLARARGLLMSDLGRAA, from the coding sequence CTGAGCGAAAGGGTCCTGGCCGAGCGGTTCGGCGAGGTGGTGCTGCCTCATCTCGGCGATGCGCTTTCGCTTGCCCGCTGGCTGACCGGCAATGCCGCCGACGCCGAGGACGTGGTGCAGGAAGCCTGCCTCAAGGCGCATGCGGGCATCGCTGGCTACGCCGGCGGCAATGCGCGCGCCTGGCTGCTCGCCATCGTGCGCAACGCCTCCTATTCCTGGATGGCGCGCAACCGGCCGCGCGGCGTGGTCGCTGTTGGCGATCTCGCCGACCTTGACGATGTGGCGTTGCCGCCCGACAGCGCCGCCGACAGTCCGGAGGCGGCGCTGATCGCCAAGGCGGATACTGCGGCGGTGGAAGCGGCCATTGCCAGGCTGCCGCAGCCATTTCGCGAAACGCTGGTGCTGCGCGACATCAACGGCCTCAGCTATCGCGAGATCGCCACCATGCTCGGCGTGCCGCAAGGTACGGTGATGTCACGGCTGGCCCGTGCCCGCGGGCTGCTGATGTCTGATCTTGGGAGAGCGGCATGA
- a CDS encoding anti-sigma factor family protein: protein MKLMIHALVDGELDAAAALAVERRIAADPELAAEHARIVAAQAAVARLPRPQVSDAFMARIAAIGATGQQENLEAAAPQSRDASGRQARTRPTRTWPAARRFGSFDWRAMAASIALTAVLASGATQWLMVGNSTDSFAVAIASGHRRSLLAASPVDVVSSDRHTVKPWLDARIGVSPPAPDLTKDGFALLGGRIEVIGDKPMPALVYRHHEHLITLIAAPQQNGGASAPVATDLSAGGFSMVHWTDDAFSYWAISDTERPALDEFVDRFRAAITAG from the coding sequence ATGAAGCTGATGATCCACGCTCTGGTCGACGGCGAGCTAGATGCGGCCGCGGCACTGGCCGTCGAGCGGCGTATCGCCGCCGATCCGGAACTTGCCGCCGAACATGCCCGCATCGTCGCCGCCCAGGCGGCCGTGGCCCGCTTGCCGCGTCCGCAGGTCAGCGATGCCTTCATGGCGCGTATCGCCGCCATCGGCGCGACAGGTCAGCAGGAGAACCTCGAGGCAGCTGCACCTCAATCGCGGGATGCATCGGGGCGACAGGCCCGAACGCGGCCTACCCGGACATGGCCGGCGGCGCGCCGATTCGGTTCTTTCGACTGGCGCGCCATGGCGGCATCGATCGCACTCACGGCAGTACTGGCCAGCGGGGCGACGCAATGGCTGATGGTGGGCAATTCAACCGACAGCTTTGCGGTCGCCATCGCCAGCGGCCATCGCCGCAGCTTGCTGGCGGCGAGCCCGGTGGACGTCGTCTCGTCGGACCGGCACACGGTCAAACCCTGGCTCGACGCCCGGATCGGCGTGTCGCCGCCGGCGCCCGACCTTACCAAGGACGGCTTTGCGTTGCTTGGCGGGCGGATCGAAGTGATCGGCGACAAACCGATGCCGGCGCTCGTCTACCGCCACCACGAACATCTGATCACGCTGATCGCGGCGCCACAGCAAAATGGTGGCGCCTCGGCGCCGGTCGCCACCGATCTGTCCGCCGGCGGGTTCTCGATGGTCCACTGGACCGACGACGCCTTCTCCTACTGGGCGATATCCGATACGGAACGGCCCGCGCTCGACGAGTTTGTCGACCGGTTCCGGGCCGCGATCACGGCAGGGTGA